The following DNA comes from Bos indicus x Bos taurus breed Angus x Brahman F1 hybrid chromosome 22, Bos_hybrid_MaternalHap_v2.0, whole genome shotgun sequence.
TAGTCTATTTCAAGTTAAAGTGATGAAAATCAAGCACAAAATAATAAAGGATATGAGTAAGAGACAGTGAGGTAAAAACCATGAAAAGTTTAcaagaaaagaatacaaattagTTATTAACTTCATACCACCATCACTTTTTTCAGTTGTAAAAATGCTCATTCTCTGCATTATCCAGTCTATGTCAATGACAAAAGTTAGATGTAACTTGaaccaaaaatcaatcaatcaatcaaaagaTGATCACTTTTTTACCATTTCCTGCCCCCTGAATAAAGATCAACTAGATGCATGTCTTGGGGCAGCCAACTTGGTCTCTCTGGCCCTCACCTTCCACTCGTATAAAATGGAGGGTTAAATTACTGATTTCTAAATCCTACATATTCCATAAATGTTCCAGGAGCCCCCACgagagatcccacccatgacaaaggtcatacagagaagacctgacaggcaaaggcagaTCAGGACTCGAGGGATTCCCTGGACctgcttgagcatctaccccgaaaccaaaatctgtctgtctactgtttacTATATTATGCCTTTCAACCACTCTTCTGATATTagcagggggctatccccgaccacctttctctcgAGAAAATCAACTTAGGACTCtaagttaataagtctcctgggcatgaaaggaataCTTCTATTCtaacccctctgttggcattctagcttgcTTCACAGGTTTTTCCTTACTCTTACAACTAacgcacatgattgttcacaacttcCCAACCATGAAAGGCACGGGAAGCctaaacattctaaaagtcctaatgggCATAGAGCCCTTTAAGgggtgaaaaattattagaatagtactggtaaagggcttcattattgggccaatgcttgctgccaagttcccatatcccttatcccttgtgcacctgggagtgcattagttaaTGTAGTTgcaatgtaagaaaaacaagtagtagccttggtattaaccacatcagacctttgagctaataagTTCTTTCCTTGTTGTGACCCACTGTACCTTTGCTCCATGAAAATATAactgtttagtactttctgaggctgacacagattagaaatataaagtaaaaacacttcaagggaaaacaagttttctggttgatcaaccttttatcaaaaaagggtcataaaatgtcaacaggcctccaggccagaagataatgtacatagCATAAGACCCTTGTTTATGGAAAGGCATACAGAAAAAAACCCTGGTTTCGATAAGGGCAAAACTGCTGGagtgtttgggctgactctgcatgaccttgcatctttcattttcctctatgtacaagtcaggGTAtaaagctccttttgaaaataaagttatgggcctcgctcaCTGAAGCTTGGCCTCCCCGTGTCATTCATTCGCCGATGCCGTTCATCTTGAGGGTATCCCTGGACTCTGCTGAGGCTGGTCCCCAGCAGTAAATGCAAGATTCCCTTCTAAGGTATGACTGATAGCAGAGAGTGGGCTTACACCTTTAAAGATGGAGACTCTGTCCCTTATCATGGCAACGCATTGCAAATACCAGGGAGCTTTAACTAACAGCAATAGTTGTTTACCCTGAGCCCAAACTTCTTCCCCTGAAATCTCTACTCCCTGTGTCTTCAGTCTGCTCTGTGAGTCACATAGCACAAGCCTTCTCCTTATTTCCTCCCAGGTATTTGGAAACAGTGGTCTTGTCCCTAACTCTGGTGTTCTTCCAAACAAAATGGTAACGGACTCTGCTTGGGAGACAAAAAGAGAGTAACACTCACCGATAAGATGATGTGGAACTTCTCGATCGACTTCTTGAGTGACTATAGGAGACAGACCTTGTTCTGTGTCTTGATTTGGTCTCAGACTTACTTCTAGATCTACTTGGACTCCTGGACTGGCTATCACCATCTCGACTAGGTGTCTGTTCATCACTTGAACTCTCTTGATTTCTTGGCCTCCGGTTTAAGCGTGCCGTCTTTCTTACTTCATCAAAGAGAGACCCAGGCCgaactttatttttgcttttaatttctattCTCAAACCCTGTGGTTTCATTTCAGGCATAGCAGTCAGTGCCTTAACGTCCGTAGCACTGGATGTGGTAGCAGATGGTGCTGCAAGGTTCCCCACACCTTGCAGGGGCTTCCATTTATTATCCACGAGGCTCGTCTGGCTTTTCTCAGCTACCTCGTTCTTTATAGTACTTTCTACAGCACTGGTCAAGCTGGCAGAGCCGCTGTCCTGTTTGCCCATCTCACCCAACATTTTGATTTCTGACATACTGCTTTCCTGTTTTCTCAACTCTGCCTCAGGATACTCTGCTGCCATATCCTGCTTTAGAACAATGCTTATATCTGGGGTATCAAGCCTTGAATTTCCTAGAGGGGAAGTCCCCTCGGCCTTTCCTGGGGAGCTCCGATCAGGAGTGCAAATCTCCATGTTGTCATCTGCTTGTAGCATATCCTCTGCTCCGCTTGGGATGCTCTCTTCAATATGCTGAatgtttgggggagaacggaCTACATTTTCATCAGTGTTTACGGTTACAGGAGAAGTGCTGAGTTTAACACCATCTTTAGTAGACTGATCAATATCTGATGACACTGTTGTGCTATGTTTACCTGAAAGGCTGCTGTCTTCACAGGGCTTCTTAGTTTggggaatattttcttttatggtttcacTGTTCTCAGaaacttgctttttctctttcgCCTCCTGAGTAACTTGCTTTTCAttaatctcctcctcctcctcttcaccaAATTCTAGTGGAGGCTGCCAGTGAAATGCTTGTTTTCGTTTTGGAGTCTtgtgctttttatcttttttcccttttaatttctcttttgcttttttggtgtgttcccttttaatattttcctttgagCTGTGTTTATGCTTGTGTGGCTTTCCTCTAGTGTTTTCTGAATTGGAATAGAATTCCTCAGAATCAGAGGTTGAGGAGTGCTGTTTGCTTGATTTCCAGGCACTGTTACCATCAGGCAGTAAAGTATTTGCTGAAGACTTAGTTGTGGGTTTGGCTTTGATGTGAATTTCACCAGACTCTGACTCAGAATCCGAAGTGGCCTCACCTTCCTCCTTATCAGAAGATGGCCGGGgactatttttattgtttttagttaCATCTCGTTCAGAATTTGACTCAGAGTCCCATTTACTCCCAGCATAATTCTTCCTTTTGGGCTTACTGCTATTTCGAAAGTGATCAGAAAGATTTTctttcaaagttcttttttttgaATGAGGGCATTCCCGTTCAGGCCTAGATTtgtcttcatctctgtttctctcttgttTATTATTCACTTCCATTTGGACTTGCTTCTCCTGGGCTGACTGCGTAACCTGAACACTTGACTGTTCAGTGTCTGAAGAGTAATCTAAAGATGATCTGCTTTCACTGTACTTTCTATGACATGAAGACTTGGCTCTGCCTTTGACATATCTGTTACGAAGTGCTTTTTCAGAGCTGCTGCTATGCCTTCTATTTGAGGTATAACTTTTTTTCCCACTGGATCTAAATTTTCTCTTGGCTCGTCTCCCATCATCACTGCTAACAGAAGAGTATGAAGATGATCTACTACACCGTGAATGGTCACTGTATTTATTTCGTGAATGAGATCTAGATGAGGGAGACCTAGACCGTGAATGTGAACTAGCTAAACTTCGAGACCTTGTGTATGATCTGGAATAAGATCTACTCCTAGAAGATCTGCTCCTTGACCTTGGTGAACTTTCTGAACTTCTATCACTGTATTTTGAATAAGCACTACGAtcactttctgaatttttttctcttttatggtaGGATGATGAACTACCAGTCTCTTTAATATTTGCTAAACTATAAGTGCTTTGGATGGGCAGCAAATGGGTTGTTTTAGCTTTCATTTCCTGGATTCGTTCATAAGAGGGCTTCCAGGGCTTCTGCCCAGGCTTCCACCTTGAAGGAGGGGGGCTGTCACTCAGTGGTATAACAGGAATATTTTCTGCCACCACTGGTTGTACtacaacattttcattttgtgtcACTGTTGCTCTTAAAGGTTCTGTTTTAACAGGTTTATTTTCACTTAACTGAGAGGCTGTTCTTCTTGGTGATTTTGATGCTGTTCTTTGGTGCCCCGACTTAGAACTAGATCTGGACTTTGATCTACTTCGAGAATGTGATGAAGATTTTGAGGCAGTCCTTGATCTTGAGCTTCCTCTAGAATAAGACTGCGAGTGAGATTTTGATCTGTATGAGTCTCTGCTGGAATGCGTTGAAGAGCTCTGGTCATCCTTATCAGATTTAGACCAATCCCTCTTGGACGAGTGATGAGATGAAGACGAGGAAGAATGAGATCTCCTTTCTCTATCACATGAGGATTTCACTCGTCGGGTTGAAGATTTTAAGGATTCTATGTCAGACGGTACAACAATCCTTCTTTTCTTAGTCTGTTTGTGCCTTctgcaatgtttctgctttttagctttctttttatgcttaacctttttctcttttctgcgtTTTTTATGGTGACCATCAGAGTGTCTTGCTGTACTCAGATCTGAATAATACCCATTATAGGACCACGATCGGGATCTCTGGGACAAGCTCCTTTCATCCCATCGGCTTGAAGAGGGATCACTTAACCTATAAAAAGGACATAATATGCAGGCAGTTATGTACAAGCATGTTTTCTaagctttaaaattaaaacacatttgttGTCAATACTAGGCATCAACAAAAGCCTAGTTAACAACCAAGTACTAACTCTATCAATGCTTTAAGCACATGTAGGAAGGATAAAGCAAATAGTTGATAGGCCTGGTCCTGAAATTATAAAACTTCAAAGAAATAACTATTAACAGATTCACTTACAAAAGGATTTTTCCAGAGTCAAATCAGGAATTTTCAAATTTGATaggaaaatagttttgaaaagcaAACCAACTAATTACAAAAGCACTGCTCACCTACCACGTTCCTGGCTTTGATCTGCTCAATAATGCTCTGCCTCCAGGAATAATTTCTGAGGGAGTCAAATCAAATTCCCAAACAATTTGCTGATTCTCTGTAGATACAGGATAACTGCCAAAACTTTAAGAGAAGCCtcccttttttttggctgcatgacttgtgagatcttagttccccgaccagggatggaacctgggaccTGGTAGTGAAAGCTCCAAGTCCTAATCActtgatcaccagggaattcctgacaatcctctttttctttctttttttaaaaaataaccttatttatttttggctgtgctgggtcttccttgttgcatgtgctttctctagttgtggcaagtggaggctactctctagttgcagtgcatgggcttctcattatggtggcttttCTTGCACAGGCTCTAGTGCACATGGGTTtaagtagttgtggctcccaggcacagactcaacagttgtggcacacaggcttagttgctccaaggcgtgtaagatcttcccagatcagggattgaatccgtttctcctatactggcaggtggattctctaccactgagctatcagggaggcctGCCTCTTCTTAAAACTAGCATGACTATTGTTTTATCTCAGGATCATAGAGGTGATCATAGACTTTTCCTTAAGGTTTTAGTTAAACTACTTAGTACAGAAATTGGGGGAAAAGTACATGAAAACTAAGATGCAGGCTTTACAATATCAGTGCTAATGTCAGAGCTCAAAACTGTTCTCAGTGCTACCATATCCATACCACTTGCACACAGCAGATCACACACCTTGTCCTCCTTCTCTGAACTCTGAACCATTCCATTGGATGGCCACAGAGAAAGAGAATTCTACACAGGGTCCCATTGGTATATTTTGCACTAGCTATTCTGGGGCCAGCCCCACTTCTAAAATAGATATTCCACTGTGGAGTGTCACTGAAGACAAGAGATGGGTACACTGCTGAAGAAGCAACAGTCCCTAGGGTCAGAAGTTAACACACACAATGGCTACAAATTTTTTTATCTACCATTAGTGACTACAAAAAAAGAGGCTATGAGAGAATCTGctatgtaagttaaaaaaaataaagtcctgaTTATTGCTAAAATTAAACAAGAAATCTTTAAGAAATTCAGTAGGGTAATGGTCTTGTGAGAGAAAATAGAATTTTGATTTAAAAGTATCCAAAGCCAATCAGCCCTCCTTCCATTTCATCAAGCATTCCCAAATGTATTCTCTGGtcacaatctaattttaaatataaatctttagTGAAAAACCCAGAAGTATGTCTCTATTCCCTTAAGACTTAAAATATAGCAGAGATAGGATTATACTTTTACTTACTTATCTCCTTTACTCCATTTTTCTCCACTAGGTGGTCTATATGCTCTTAATCTCTGCATTTCTTCTTTCCAGTGAGGAGGAGTTTCACTGCTATCATCATCATCTGATTCAGAACAGGATCTTGATCTTGGAGGTGTGTGATAGCGCTTTAAAAACAAAGTTAggaataactatttaaaaaatacttcccaACTGTAATCTGCTATAGGACAGGTAAGCATAAGACTCAATCTTGGATGCCATTTAAATGCAATAATAACTGAAGTACCATAATGATGGTATAAAGTTAAATCAAActaaaagaaataggaaaggcAGATATTCACCTGTAATCACACATAAACTTTCCCTTAGAAGTCCTAATGGTTATACTCATTAGCTTATTCAATATACTAAGATTTCTGAACATACTATTTcacattcatttcaatatttaaatCCATTCAAACATAGCAATAAACACTGATCTAACAGCAGTGCCTTCGCATAGCTACATATTAATTTAAGAGAATACAACTAGCTCCCTGGACAGACTTTGGACTATGCCTAAGATTAAAGCTAGGATTTGCCTACAGGTAAAAACATTTTACTGCTCAGataactaatttgaaaaaaattaagttttaacaCACATACAATTGTGCCCCTTCCTTTAATCTTCCGTCCAGACTTTGACACAGATGGTTTCTGGTCACTTACAGTGGGTGTAACATCAGGAATTTTCCTGGAAAAGaagattgaaaattaaaaataaacaaatgctagGCAGTTTTCTCAGTGTGTAAACGGAGAATTTATGTTCCTTTAATACAATAACAGTTCACTTAGATCTAACACTTTTATAGAATGAGGCACTCCACATGACCTAATTTTCTAAGCAAATcctctgttattttttaaatctttattggagtacagatgatttacaatgttttgctagtctcaggtgtacagcaaagtgaatcagttatttatatatacatatatccactcttttttgaaattcttttcccaGATAGGCCATTACAGAAAATACTGagtgagtttcctgtgctataagtAGGTTCTCAtcaaaaaaatcctttaaataaatgttaacagATATCATTAAAGGCATTATtagttcatttaattctcataacaatactatgaggtaggtattattatcaactcctttttaaaaataaagaattttaagattACAGTTAAGAATGTTGTCCAACGTCACATAGAGGAATGAAACATGACTTTTACAACCATGATATAACAGGGTTTTCCCAGCCAGGAATCTGGCTCCAGATAAACATACAATGCCACTATAAGAAAACCTTAACTAAAAAGTATATTATAGTTTTTTCGGTTATTTCATATTCATGATatcatttgattctcacaatgAAAGAAGCCGGTACTCTTGGTAGACAACTGTTTACCTCATTTTCCTCATGAAGAACACATCACTGAACCAAATGACCTGCCTCTAACTGTTCAGCATGAATTAATGTTCATCTGGTATCTTTTACATGGCTGATCCAACATTGCCActctccacctccttccccacaacATTCCAATTTACTCTGTTGTATGGCCCAGAAactggtatttttaaaagcttgccAAATTACACTGAAGTGCAGCTGAACATGAGAACAAATGAATTAGAGCAAGTGTAGAATCCAGCTTCTGCTAAACAAAGTATAAGTGGTAatgagcttgctgctgctgctaagtcgcatcagtcgtgtcctgactctgtgcaactccatagacggcagcccaccaggctccccttgtccctgggattctccaggcaaaaacactggagtgggttgccatttccttctccaatgcatgcaagtgaaaagtgaaagtgaagtcgctcagttgtgtccaactcctagcgaccccatggactgcagtgcaccagcctcctccatccatgggattttccaggcaagagtactggagtgggggtgccattgccttctccgataaagaaCTTAACTGCTGGCAAATTCAGTAAGATGGCAAGCTCTATAAGGCTGTCAGTCCCTGTTTCTTATCCTTTCATATTGCATATCTTGCATTCTTAGCACATTAATTTTAGCTCCCAAGTGACTGATCAAATCTCAAGCATTCTAATGAAATAGATCAACTTGCTATCTTTGTTATGACACAACTATTTACCAATTATGATTCAAAATTATTCTGCAGGATATAACTTCCAAAGATATTATGTAACCAAAGAGAAGCAATGACCAAATAAACTCACCAATGATATTCAACCATAAATACAAGACAGTGGTataaactacttaaaaaaaataccagataataggggtcagcaaactttttcttaaaagtcGAAGAGAAAGTATTTTAGGATTTCTAGGccaagaagaaaattaaagatgattatgtaacaaaaagaaaacaagttttcacaaatgttttatcaatgaaatttgaaatataataCACTGTGATGTGTAGTGCACTGAACAGCATATATACCAATGACAGCACCACATACAAACTCTCTGCAACTCCTCAATCCTGCTGCTATAGCATAAAAACGGCCCAAGAAAATAGTGAACAAATGGatatggctgtgttccagtaaaatttaatggacactgaaatttgaatttcatacaattttcacatatcacaaaatattattattcttctgatttttttccacaaacatttaaaaacataaaaatcacatttagcTCATAGGCTGCACAAAACCAGACAAGAGGCTGAATTTAGCCCACGGAGGACTGTCGTTTGCCAACTCCTACTAGATGACACTGAAATTGACCTTTCAAGTTTCCTACTTTCTGGAAACTAGATGGATTTGATCAATGAATGGTGTTTTGTATTTTAAGATTTGTTCACAAGACAGAattcttagaattttaaaatatctaacgGTCTAAACAATAATCTTATATAGAGACTTAACTGTGAACAGGGACATCTCTATAACTTTTCAGACTTCAAAATAACTCAATTGCCAATTACCCCAACCACTTTATGGTATTTCTAGTCATACAACATTTCTCTTAACAATTCTAAACTTGAGTGTAACACACAAAATACATTAAGCACTATTTTTTGAGACCAAATCTAAAGCTACATTTTAGCTTTTCTAATATAGAGGAGTTATCACTGAGTAAGTTAACAATAATAACATATGGTACTAAATTATATCCCAAATCACCATGCAATAATTTTGCACTATGTTTTAAAACCTGACTGGACCCAAAGAGTTCAACTAACCCTCTGTTCTGGTAACCAAAATCTCACCCTCTAATGAAAGGCTAAGTAAATGAAGTTAGTAAAGAAATCTTCCCAGATCTCCACTAAGAACTCTCCCAGGTCAACTTGGCAAATTCCCTTTTTCTATTAGCAGAATACGAATTTTGAAAGATAGGGTCCATGGCATTCATGAATCCAGTATCTCCCACAGTATATTTCAAAGTGCTTTGACTATGGGTCACGCTCAATAAATGAGTGTGCACCTGCAATGAGGTGACAGGAATTATCagtcagagaaacaaaaacatgtaGGTTAATCATCCTTACGGTTCAGGCTCCACTGTGACAAGAGGCATATCTCTTCTCAGTAAAAATCGGTTCTCGGGCACTGGAGGAATCTCTTCTGGGCGGACCACAGGCTTTTCCCTTTTGGCATTTGAATCAACAGATCTTTTTTCATTGGTATCACTCCTCTCAGAATGACTTAGAAAGAACAATCAAATCACCAATTAAAATGTGTATATCTAAAATTTTAGTATTAAATAACATAATTAACAGCAAAAGTACTGATACCTTGCAAATCCCACTAAAAAGGTTAACACAATTTTCATAAACAGAACATATAAAACATGAGTGAGTGAAACAGTCACTGCACTAAAACTCTGATACAAGAATTGCCAAATGATCCTTTCTTTAAGAGTTTTAGGGATTGTTTTTACCTACAAATGCATAAATCTTTGATATAAAACATCTGTGCTACCCTTAGATTTGCAACATTTCAATATAAACTTCCTAAAATACTATCCTTTTCAACAATAGGTAACAAAGATAAGTTTACAGAATCACACATACTGTTCCCATTCCAGGGTGTTTGTTTTCTAGGTAAGACTACCCTGGTGTCTCACACTTACCCTTTTGGGCttattatatgtttatttcttggctcttcTGAACTGCTTGCTTCCTTTCGTCTCTTTTTAGAATGTTTAACTTTCGGTCTCCTCTTATGTTTCCTTCTTCTGCTTCTCTCATGTTCAATTTCACTTTCTGAGGATGATTCTGAAGAGGATGAGGAATTGGAAGAGGAATCCGAGACTTCTGAATGAGTtggcttcttcctttttttctcaaaaacttttaataaatagtaataaaagtATTAGTACTGGATTTCACTGCCCACCTTTCAgagtaaaaagaaatgattacCAAGTATTATAAAACATGTTTTATATAAAGCCcactaaaaatttaaataaactttttttcaaGTTGATAATACAACTTGTTGGTGAGATTGTAAGGTAACAAAGCCCTCGTGAAGTTTATATATTAGTTCAGTCAGATAAGAAAATAAGTAACTACCTAATataacaaatgataaatgcttaaagaagagggaggaaaacaCAGAGTAAAGGGAACAAGGCAAGTCAAGGTAATTTAAGataacatttgagcagagacctgaaagaAGCGAGGGACAGGGGTCATGCAGGTATCTGAACAAAGAGTATTCCAGATAGAAGGAACAGCTAGCACAAAGTCCCCAAGTGTCTGGCATGTTTGAGTAAAGATTAACACTGCTGGGAAGACAATGAATATGGAGAGATTAGAGAAACAGCAAAAAGCCAGAATCCCTTACAAACCACAGTAAAGACTTTAGTTTTGGTTGACAGAGAGGGAACCCTTGGAGAAGCTGGCTTTGGTTGCTGCTGAGGACTGTAGAGGGTCAGGTGGAAGCAAGAAGACCAGTTACGAAGCTATCATTACTGAGAAAAGATTATACAGAAGCAATGATAGAGGCAAAGTGAACTGTGGTGAGGCTATTGGAATAACCCAGGTAAAAGATATTTGGGTTTGGACCAAGGTGACAACAGGGGAAGTAAAAAGACAAAGTCAGAGTTGGAAAGATTTCTGATGGATTGAATACAGGGTATGATATGGAGGCATCAGGGATATTGGTATATTACTCGTAGGAGTTTCTTCCACTACTGAAATCTAGGAGGTATCTTTAAGTTATAGTCTTCAACAAGTGTTACCTGTATCCTAGCTCCCTCTGCACTCAAAACACTCTTACCGTCTTTTGCTGACTTTGTGGCAAGCACCCCGCAGTCAATAACTCGTACATCTGCATACGGTCTACTTGCAGCATCAGTTTTCAGATTTTCAATTTGTTCGATCACTTCAAAACCAGAAATAACTAGTCCAAAGACAACATGCACCCTGTCACAATACAAATTCAAGAAAAACTGGTTTGATGATAGTTAAGCCAAGATTAGTAATCAAGACAATTGTAAATGACATGTCCACAGACCTGAAAATAAAAGTGTCTGATGTATGAAGCAACTAGAAGGAAATTAGAAGTTCTgcttcataaaaggaaaaaaaaaaccttgctcaAACTGGGCCTtagttttctgcttttaaaacaaTGATTCTTAACTATTTTACAGTAGAGAGTGTACCAATCAGATTGCACTTGATACTGAGACACCATCCGTGGTCTCAAGACTACTGCATCCTGTGATCCTTAGGGGAGAGCTTGGCTATGAGAGAATAAACCAGAGGTCAAGAGTGCCCCCTTGAGGGTTCACTACGGTCTAATTGGTTGGACTGGCCACCAGCACACCTCCCCAAAATATTAAGAATGTAACTCTTACCCATCCAGGTGTGGAGCAGGTTTTGTGGTACTGTGCAACAAATATCAACACAAAGAAGATGGCAGAAACCAGGTGTTCAGGTGTACAGAGCAGAAGGGTTTAAAAGCACAGCATGTAGAGAACAAAGAAGTAAagataaaaaggggaaaaagttaaACATGATATACACCTAAACTTAATAAGCTTAAAAACAGCAATAGTAGTCattttactgattaaaaaaaccCTCAAGATGACAATGCATTACAAATTTTTCTCTCTCCAATAtgaagactatatatatatacacatatatgtgaaataggTTTGAAATATACagcataaatatacattaaaattaaagttaCTCTCAAATCCGAAACAatgacaataacaaaaacaaaaacaaactcaaaacttATCAAGATAattaaacaagaataaaaaacatCTAGCCATTTGCTTATGGAAAGAAAAGTGTGATCAACACTTAACAAGTGCCCCCCCACACTTAAGTGAGTTTTTCTACTAGTTATTTTTCATACTGAGTCTGCATCTTTTAGGCAGGTAGCTGGAGGTAGGCCTCAACAGCCGTTTTTAGAACTTCCTGCCCCTCTTGCTTCACTTAAGTTGCCACTCAAAACAACTCAGAAAACGCAATAGGGAGCAAATTTTCCATCTGCCAACACTTCTGACCACAAAGTAAGTAATTGTGGATAACATTACAGGTACTTTACATTTCCATGGCCCAAAAACATCCAACTGCTTGCTTTACAGTCACAAATTGGCAGACAGCCACTCTTGGGAAGCCTAGGGGGTATATTATGGTTAAGGCATTTTGAACTCAAGCTGGTTTTCCCATAGCATTTTCACACATCTTCAGACTATGTGAATTATATagtggaaaaaaattcaaaagtagaTAACTAGACTCTATCACAAACATCTTAGtttataagaaagagaaatagtaTTTGAGAGAATCGTCACTGGATTATCAGACCATGTGAAAGCAGTCACTTGTACTAGAAGCTCTAATGtcaatttttattatcattttaaggaAATTCTAAGGAATATAAgtcaataaaacataattttagccTTCAATACTAAAAAGCATTATTCTATCAGGAAATATAacacatatatttacattaaGAATTTTTAGTTCTGTAACAGTACTACagtttagctttaaaaaatta
Coding sequences within:
- the NKTR gene encoding NK-tumor recognition protein isoform X1; translated protein: MGAQDRPQCHFDIEINREPVGRIMFQLFSDICPKTCKNFLCLCSGEKGLGKTTGKKLCYKGSTFHRVVKNFMIQGGDFSEGNGKGGESIYGGYFKDENFILKHDRAFLLSMANRGKHTNGSQFFITTKPAPHLDGVHVVFGLVISGFEVIEQIENLKTDAASRPYADVRVIDCGVLATKSAKDVFEKKRKKPTHSEVSDSSSNSSSSSESSSESEIEHERSRRRKHKRRPKVKHSKKRRKEASSSEEPRNKHIISPKGHSERSDTNEKRSVDSNAKREKPVVRPEEIPPVPENRFLLRRDMPLVTVEPEPKIPDVTPTVSDQKPSVSKSGRKIKGRGTIRYHTPPRSRSCSESDDDDSSETPPHWKEEMQRLRAYRPPSGEKWSKGDKLSDPSSSRWDERSLSQRSRSWSYNGYYSDLSTARHSDGHHKKRRKEKKVKHKKKAKKQKHCRRHKQTKKRRIVVPSDIESLKSSTRRVKSSCDRERRSHSSSSSSHHSSKRDWSKSDKDDQSSSTHSSRDSYRSKSHSQSYSRGSSRSRTASKSSSHSRSRSKSRSSSKSGHQRTASKSPRRTASQLSENKPVKTEPLRATVTQNENVVVQPVVAENIPVIPLSDSPPPSRWKPGQKPWKPSYERIQEMKAKTTHLLPIQSTYSLANIKETGSSSSYHKREKNSESDRSAYSKYSDRSSESSPRSRSRSSRSRSYSRSYTRSRSLASSHSRSRSPSSRSHSRNKYSDHSRCSRSSSYSSVSSDDGRRAKRKFRSSGKKSYTSNRRHSSSSEKALRNRYVKGRAKSSCHRKYSESRSSLDYSSDTEQSSVQVTQSAQEKQVQMEVNNKQERNRDEDKSRPERECPHSKKRTLKENLSDHFRNSSKPKRKNYAGSKWDSESNSERDVTKNNKNSPRPSSDKEEGEATSDSESESGEIHIKAKPTTKSSANTLLPDGNSAWKSSKQHSSTSDSEEFYSNSENTRGKPHKHKHSSKENIKREHTKKAKEKLKGKKDKKHKTPKRKQAFHWQPPLEFGEEEEEEINEKQVTQEAKEKKQVSENSETIKENIPQTKKPCEDSSLSGKHSTTVSSDIDQSTKDGVKLSTSPVTVNTDENVVRSPPNIQHIEESIPSGAEDMLQADDNMEICTPDRSSPGKAEGTSPLGNSRLDTPDISIVLKQDMAAEYPEAELRKQESSMSEIKMLGEMGKQDSGSASLTSAVESTIKNEVAEKSQTSLVDNKWKPLQGVGNLAAPSATTSSATDVKALTAMPEMKPQGLRIEIKSKNKVRPGSLFDEVRKTARLNRRPRNQESSSDEQTPSRDGDSQSRSPSRSRSKSETKSRHRTRSVSYSHSRSRSRSSTSSYRSRSYSRSRSRGWYSRGRTRSRSSSYRSYKSHRTSSRSRSRSSSYDPHSRSSRSYTYDSYYSRSRSRSRSQRSDSYHRGRSYNRRSRSCRSYGSDSESDRSYSHHRSPSESSRYS